A genome region from Astyanax mexicanus isolate ESR-SI-001 chromosome 19, AstMex3_surface, whole genome shotgun sequence includes the following:
- the zgc:55558 gene encoding GTPase KRas: MTEYKLVVVGAGGVGKSALTIQLIQNHFVDEYDPTIEDSYRKQVVIDGETCLLDILDTAGQEEYSAMRDQYMRTGEGFLCVFAINNVKSFEDVHLYREQINRVKDSDSVPMVLVGNKSDLSTRTVETRQAQELARGYGIPFVETSAKTRQGVEEAFYSLVREIRRYKETNRSNKKSKKHTQRRCILL; encoded by the exons ATGACTGAATATAAGTTAGTGGTAGTAGGAGCAGGAGGCGTTGGGAAAAGTGCACTCACCATCCAGCTCATCCAGAACCACTTTGTGGACGAGTACGACCCCACCATTGAG GACTCCTACAGAAAGCAGGTGGTGATCGATGGGGAGACGTGTCTACTGGACATCCTTGACACTGCAGGTCAGGAGGAGTACAGCGCCATGAGAGACCAGTACATGAGGACTGGCGAGGGCTTCCTCTGTGTGTTTGCCATCAATAACGTTAAGTCTTTTGAGGACGTGCATCTCTACAG ggAGCAGATAAACCGGGTGAAAGACAGTGACAGTGTCCCAATGGTATTGGTGGGGAATAAGAGTGATCTGAGTACTCGCACAGTGGAGACACGTCAAGCACAAGAGCTTGCTCGTGGATATGGAATCCCATTTGTTGAAACGTCTGCCAAAACACGGCAG GGGGTAGAAGAGGCCTTTTACTCTCTGGTCCGAGAAATCAGAAGATACAAGGAGACGAACCGCAGCAACAAGAAGAgcaagaaacacacacagagacgttGCATTCTTTTATAG